The following are encoded together in the Naumannella cuiyingiana genome:
- a CDS encoding UDP-N-acetylmuramate dehydrogenase: MTDLAELTTLRVGGPARELATARSADELVALITEADEQGTPVLLIGGGSNLLIADAGFDGRVIVIANRRIDSDVDSCSGAMITAQAGEPWDAFVAHTLEHGWAGLEALSGIPGLVGATPIQNVGAYGAEVAQTIARVRTWDRAERRIVTFAGADCGFSYRHSRFKGNPDRFVVLDVTFQLPIGDLSAPVRYAELARRLGVEQGERAPATRVREAVLALRRGKGMVLDADDHDTWSAGSFFTNPIIDAAAADALPADAPRFPQPDGRVKTSAAWLIDHAGFDKGHGTGAARLSGKHVLALTNRGDARAVDLLALAREIRDGVRERWGITLVNEPVIIGDQL, encoded by the coding sequence TTGACTGATCTCGCCGAGCTGACCACGCTGCGGGTCGGCGGCCCCGCCCGCGAGTTGGCGACCGCCCGCAGCGCCGACGAACTCGTCGCGTTGATCACCGAGGCCGACGAGCAGGGTACGCCGGTGCTGCTGATCGGCGGCGGGTCGAACCTGCTGATCGCCGATGCCGGCTTCGACGGCCGGGTGATCGTGATCGCGAACCGCAGGATCGACTCCGATGTCGATTCCTGCTCCGGCGCGATGATCACCGCGCAGGCCGGTGAGCCATGGGACGCATTCGTCGCGCACACCCTTGAGCACGGCTGGGCCGGGTTGGAGGCGCTCTCCGGTATCCCGGGGCTGGTCGGCGCGACGCCGATCCAGAACGTCGGCGCCTACGGGGCGGAGGTCGCCCAGACCATCGCCCGGGTGCGCACGTGGGATCGCGCCGAGCGACGGATCGTCACCTTCGCCGGAGCCGACTGCGGCTTCTCCTACCGGCACAGCAGGTTCAAGGGGAATCCGGACCGGTTCGTGGTCCTCGACGTCACGTTCCAGTTGCCGATCGGCGATCTCTCCGCACCGGTCCGCTATGCGGAGCTGGCCCGGCGCCTGGGCGTCGAGCAGGGCGAACGGGCGCCGGCGACGCGGGTGCGCGAGGCCGTGCTCGCGCTGCGCCGCGGCAAGGGCATGGTGCTCGATGCCGATGATCACGACACCTGGAGCGCCGGCTCGTTCTTCACCAATCCGATCATCGACGCCGCCGCGGCCGACGCGCTGCCGGCCGACGCGCCGCGCTTTCCCCAGCCGGACGGGCGGGTGAAGACCAGCGCGGCCTGGCTGATCGACCATGCCGGCTTCGACAAGGGCCACGGCACCGGCGCCGCCCGCCTGTCCGGCAAGCACGTGCTCGCCCTGACCAACCGGGGCGACGCGCGCGCCGTCGACCTGCTCGCGCTGGCCCGCGAGATCCGCGACGGCGTACGCGAGCGCTGGGGCATCACCCTCGTCAACGAACCCGTGATCATCGGCGATCAACTCTGA
- a CDS encoding MaoC/PaaZ C-terminal domain-containing protein, with the protein MTALAEGQRIGPLTVPVTRTTLVRYAGASGDFNPIHHSDHAARELGLDGVIAHGMLTLAIAMRAVTDAVGGPGRVVGQYARFRKPVPVPDDGVGVELVVTGEVAEIADGIATIRLEVMCGEEKVLGQASAQVRVD; encoded by the coding sequence ATGACCGCCCTCGCCGAGGGCCAGCGGATCGGCCCGCTGACGGTGCCCGTCACCCGGACCACGCTGGTCCGCTACGCCGGCGCCTCCGGCGACTTCAACCCGATCCACCACTCCGATCATGCGGCGCGCGAGCTCGGCCTCGACGGCGTGATCGCCCACGGCATGCTGACCCTGGCGATCGCCATGCGCGCCGTCACCGATGCCGTCGGCGGCCCGGGCCGGGTGGTGGGCCAGTACGCCCGGTTCCGCAAGCCGGTGCCCGTGCCGGACGACGGCGTCGGCGTCGAGCTCGTGGTCACCGGCGAGGTCGCCGAGATCGCCGACGGCATCGCGACGATCAGGCTCGAGGTGATGTGCGGCGAGGAGAAGGTGCTCGGCCAGGCCAGCGCGCAGGTGCGCGTTGACTGA
- a CDS encoding FAS1-like dehydratase domain-containing protein, giving the protein MISAEHVGRSYPPGDPTPVSAGRIAAFADAIGDPDPAYRGADAAAPPTFVMSVAADAWQAMFDDPELGLSLARTVHADQRFHWSRPLRAGDTIAPQLTITSVRTRGATETIGIRVVISTVAVEGGPAEPAGEEICTAESTFVHNREAAA; this is encoded by the coding sequence ATGATCTCAGCCGAGCACGTGGGCCGCAGCTATCCGCCCGGCGACCCGACCCCGGTCAGCGCCGGCCGGATTGCCGCCTTCGCCGACGCCATCGGCGACCCCGACCCCGCCTATCGCGGTGCCGATGCCGCCGCGCCGCCGACCTTCGTGATGAGCGTGGCCGCCGACGCCTGGCAGGCGATGTTCGACGATCCCGAGCTCGGGCTCTCCCTCGCCCGCACCGTGCATGCCGATCAACGCTTCCACTGGTCGCGGCCGCTGCGCGCCGGCGACACCATCGCCCCGCAACTGACGATCACCAGCGTGCGCACCCGCGGCGCGACCGAGACCATCGGCATCCGCGTGGTGATCTCCACCGTCGCCGTCGAGGGCGGTCCGGCCGAGCCGGCCGGCGAGGAGATCTGCACCGCGGAGTCGACCTTCGTGCACAACCGCGAGGCCGCCGCATGA
- a CDS encoding LacI family DNA-binding transcriptional regulator, whose product MSQVDQAARRPTLKQVAARAGVAVSTASLVFSGRGPVSDEMAARVRIAAAELDYAGPDPIARSLRRGRAGVVGVIGEGTLMQALRDPYALGLLDGIMTGLDNTSTGLLLIAQSGSDPEAAIDQIAGTALDAVAFPLCGPRSNPVVEHLAGRGVPMVGTGAPEDDRVVQLTVDNRAAQAEVAAHVRDLGHTRVAHIAMPLNVAEYAVGTPRPFGPAEVTCSDFPDAQQRVRGFRDVFPDGPMITAPVSIEGGQAAARALLAADPRPTAIITQADTLAAGVIRAAEDLGLRVPDDLSVTGFDGVDLPWLPVTLTTIDQGGQAQGRRLAEMMLALARGEKLADEPAPYRLLIGNSTTAPR is encoded by the coding sequence ATGAGCCAGGTCGACCAGGCCGCCCGGCGCCCGACCCTCAAGCAGGTCGCGGCGCGGGCCGGCGTCGCGGTGTCCACCGCGTCGCTGGTGTTCAGCGGCCGTGGACCGGTCTCGGACGAGATGGCCGCCAGGGTCCGGATCGCCGCGGCCGAACTCGACTATGCGGGCCCCGATCCCATCGCCCGATCGCTGCGCCGGGGCCGGGCCGGCGTGGTCGGCGTGATCGGCGAGGGCACGCTGATGCAGGCGCTGCGCGATCCGTACGCGCTCGGCCTGTTGGACGGGATCATGACCGGCCTGGACAACACCTCGACCGGGTTGTTGCTGATCGCGCAGTCCGGCAGCGATCCGGAGGCGGCGATCGACCAGATTGCCGGCACCGCGCTGGATGCCGTCGCGTTCCCGCTCTGCGGCCCGCGGAGCAATCCGGTCGTCGAACACCTGGCGGGTCGCGGCGTACCGATGGTCGGCACCGGCGCACCCGAGGACGACCGGGTCGTCCAACTGACCGTCGACAACCGCGCCGCGCAGGCGGAGGTGGCCGCCCACGTCCGCGACCTCGGCCACACCCGCGTCGCGCACATCGCGATGCCGCTGAACGTGGCGGAGTACGCGGTGGGTACGCCGCGGCCGTTCGGGCCGGCGGAGGTGACCTGCTCCGACTTCCCCGACGCCCAGCAGCGGGTGCGCGGCTTTCGCGACGTCTTTCCCGACGGGCCGATGATCACGGCCCCGGTCTCCATCGAGGGTGGCCAGGCTGCCGCGCGCGCCCTGCTGGCGGCCGACCCGCGCCCGACCGCGATCATCACCCAGGCCGACACGCTGGCCGCCGGCGTGATCCGGGCGGCGGAGGATCTCGGCCTGCGCGTACCCGACGATCTCAGCGTCACCGGCTTCGACGGGGTCGACCTGCCGTGGCTGCCGGTCACCCTGACCACGATCGACCAGGGCGGTCAGGCGCAGGGCCGGCGACTGGCCGAGATGATGCTCGCGCTGGCCCGGGGCGAGAAACTCGCCGATGAGCCGGCCCCCTACCGCCTGCTGATCGGCAACAGCACCACCGCCCCGCGCTGA
- a CDS encoding class I SAM-dependent methyltransferase — MINEGLAGFERDRDRAVAALRGRVLELGAGRGANFARLAPGIAWIGLEPNRRLRDRLAVRARASGHPAAPLAARAEAVPLPDASVDAVLATTVLCSVDEVARALAEAYRVLRPGGRVVLAEHGAAPRGTAARTLQRLLRPATRLLDHGCDPLRDPEAAVAASPLRLDRVARHAITPLLGVELPLLVIEASRRG; from the coding sequence ATGATCAACGAGGGGCTGGCGGGTTTCGAACGCGATCGCGACCGGGCCGTCGCGGCGCTGCGCGGCCGGGTGCTCGAGCTCGGCGCCGGGCGCGGCGCCAACTTCGCCCGGCTGGCGCCGGGCATCGCCTGGATCGGGCTGGAGCCGAACCGCCGCCTGCGCGATCGACTTGCCGTCCGCGCCCGCGCCAGCGGCCATCCGGCCGCGCCGCTCGCCGCGCGCGCCGAGGCCGTTCCGCTGCCCGACGCGAGCGTCGATGCCGTGCTCGCCACGACCGTCCTGTGCAGCGTGGACGAGGTGGCGCGCGCCCTCGCCGAGGCGTACCGCGTCCTGCGCCCGGGCGGGCGGGTGGTGCTCGCCGAACACGGCGCCGCGCCGCGCGGCACTGCGGCGCGGACGCTCCAGCGCCTGCTCCGACCCGCGACCCGCCTGCTCGACCACGGCTGCGACCCGCTGCGCGATCCCGAGGCGGCGGTCGCGGCGAGCCCGCTGCGGCTGGACCGGGTCGCCCGCCACGCGATCACCCCGCTGCTGGGCGTCGAGCTGCCGCTGCTGGTGATCGAGGCGAGCCGGCGCGGGTAG
- a CDS encoding ABC transporter permease, which produces MSTDQLTRRDHTRGDHTARDLTARGVSPLHSGAIFAGRSLRHSLRDGEGIVMAIVLPLTLMLMFTYIFGGAILGPGYLDYVVPGVLVLCATQGAASVAAAVSRDLSTGVMNRFRTLPIASATALVGHVAASMVRNLIGSSVVLGVALLLGYRPTGGALSLLAALGLMMIYILTITTIMATIGLISGSPENAAGYGFLFFILPYVSSGFVPVQTMPGWLQVFAANQPYTLVIETLRGFLQGTPVSPGVGIGALAWCVGLIIACGALCGWLFPRKITR; this is translated from the coding sequence ATGAGCACGGACCAACTCACCCGACGCGACCACACCCGAGGCGACCACACCGCGCGCGACCTCACCGCGCGGGGTGTCTCGCCGCTGCACTCAGGGGCGATCTTTGCCGGGCGCAGCCTGCGCCACAGCCTGCGCGACGGCGAGGGCATCGTGATGGCGATCGTCCTGCCGCTCACGCTGATGTTGATGTTCACCTACATCTTCGGCGGGGCGATCCTCGGTCCCGGCTATCTCGACTACGTCGTGCCCGGGGTGCTGGTGCTGTGCGCCACCCAAGGCGCAGCCTCCGTCGCCGCGGCGGTCAGCCGCGATCTGTCCACCGGTGTGATGAATCGCTTCCGGACCCTGCCGATCGCCTCGGCCACCGCGCTCGTCGGACACGTGGCGGCGAGCATGGTGCGCAATCTGATCGGTTCCTCCGTCGTCCTCGGCGTGGCGCTGCTGCTCGGCTACCGACCGACCGGGGGAGCGCTGTCGCTGCTCGCCGCACTCGGCCTGATGATGATCTACATCCTGACCATCACCACGATCATGGCCACCATCGGCCTGATCTCCGGATCGCCGGAGAACGCTGCCGGCTACGGCTTCTTGTTCTTCATCCTGCCCTACGTCTCCAGCGGCTTCGTGCCGGTGCAGACGATGCCCGGCTGGCTGCAGGTCTTCGCCGCCAATCAGCCCTACACGCTCGTCATCGAGACCCTGCGCGGCTTCCTGCAGGGTACGCCGGTCTCGCCGGGCGTCGGGATCGGCGCGCTCGCCTGGTGCGTCGGGCTGATCATCGCCTGCGGCGCCTTGTGCGGCTGGCTGTTCCCGCGCAAGATCACCCGCTGA
- a CDS encoding ATP-binding cassette domain-containing protein, translating into MDGTIETHGLAKSFGANRVLDDLTLRIDGGVFALLGRNGAGKTTLVSILTTLIRADAGTARVAGHDVARDRRRLRAAISTTGQFAAIDELLTGRENLVLFGRLRGLPAAVARRRAAELLDQFGLADAAGRAANTYSGGMKRRLDLAASMITRPAVLFLDEPTTGLDLESRQQVWRDVLALAADGTTIFLTTQYLEEAEALADRIAILDGGRIVADGTASRLKAIVGGESLALVLPTGEVLHEAPTDGTPDAVAAALRQLPPHDPAARLELRQPTLDDVFLALTARQRADRPADRPEMITGGAR; encoded by the coding sequence ATGGACGGCACGATCGAAACCCACGGGCTCGCCAAGAGCTTCGGCGCCAACCGGGTGCTGGACGACCTGACGCTACGCATCGACGGTGGCGTGTTCGCGCTGCTCGGCCGCAACGGAGCGGGCAAGACCACGCTGGTCAGCATCCTGACCACGCTGATCCGCGCCGATGCGGGCACCGCGCGGGTGGCGGGTCACGATGTCGCCCGCGACCGCCGCCGGCTGCGCGCGGCGATCAGCACCACGGGACAGTTCGCCGCGATCGACGAACTGCTCACCGGTCGGGAGAATCTGGTGCTCTTCGGCCGGCTGCGGGGGCTGCCCGCCGCCGTCGCTCGTCGCCGCGCCGCCGAACTGCTCGACCAGTTCGGGCTCGCCGACGCGGCCGGCCGGGCCGCGAACACCTATTCCGGCGGGATGAAGCGTCGCCTCGACCTGGCCGCCAGCATGATCACCAGGCCCGCCGTGCTGTTCCTCGATGAGCCGACCACCGGGCTCGATCTGGAGAGCCGGCAACAGGTCTGGCGCGATGTCCTCGCGCTCGCCGCCGACGGCACGACGATCTTCCTGACCACGCAGTACCTCGAGGAGGCCGAGGCGCTGGCCGACCGGATCGCGATCCTCGACGGCGGCCGGATCGTCGCCGACGGCACCGCGAGCCGGCTCAAGGCGATCGTCGGCGGCGAATCCCTCGCCCTGGTGCTGCCCACGGGTGAGGTGTTGCACGAGGCTCCGACGGACGGTACGCCGGACGCGGTCGCCGCCGCCCTGCGCCAACTTCCCCCGCATGACCCGGCCGCCCGCCTCGAGCTGCGCCAGCCCACCCTCGACGACGTCTTCCTCGCCCTCACCGCGCGCCAGCGCGCCGATCGCCCTGCCGATCGGCCCGAGATGATCACCGGAGGTGCCCGATGA